One genomic region from Anabaena sp. PCC 7108 encodes:
- the lepA gene encoding translation elongation factor 4 produces the protein MTDVPAVRIRNFCIIAHIDHGKSTLADRLLQATGTVENRQMKEQFLDNMDLERERGITIKLQAARMNYTAQDGQQYVLNLIDTPGHVDFSYEVSRSLAACEGALLVVDASQGVEAQTLANVYLALEHNLEIIPVLNKIDLPGAEPERVIGEIEEIIGLDCSGAILASAKEGIGVPEILEAIVERIPPAPDKIGEPLRALIFDSYYDSYRGVIVYFRVMDGSLRKGDRIYLMASEKEYDIDEIGVLCPTQTQVEELHAGEVGYLAASIRAVADARVGDTITLAKAKATEALPGYTEANPMVFCGMFPIDADQFKDLREALEKLELNDAALHYEPETSSAMGFGFRCGFLGLLHMEIVQERLEREYNLDLIITAPSVVYKVITIKGEEVYIDNPSRLPEPNERQKIEEPYVKVEMITPETYVGALMELSQNRRGIFKDMKYLTQGRTTLTYELPLAEVVTDFFDQMKSRSRGYASMEYHLIGYREDHLVKLDIMINGEPVDSLAMIVHRDKAYNVGRAMAEKLKELIPRHQFKVPIQASIGSKVIASEHIPAIRKDVLAKCYGGDISRKKKLLQKQAKGKKRMKAVGTVDVPQEAFMAVLRLDQK, from the coding sequence ATGACTGACGTTCCCGCAGTTCGCATTCGCAATTTTTGTATTATTGCTCACATTGACCACGGGAAATCTACTCTCGCTGATCGCCTTCTACAAGCTACTGGAACTGTAGAAAATCGACAGATGAAGGAACAGTTTCTCGACAACATGGATCTGGAACGGGAGCGCGGCATTACAATTAAGCTGCAAGCTGCCCGGATGAACTACACTGCTCAAGATGGCCAGCAGTATGTTTTAAATTTAATTGATACTCCTGGACACGTAGACTTTTCCTATGAAGTTTCGCGTTCTCTGGCTGCTTGTGAAGGTGCTTTGTTAGTAGTAGATGCCTCCCAAGGTGTAGAAGCACAAACTTTGGCAAATGTGTATTTGGCACTGGAGCATAATCTAGAAATTATCCCAGTTTTGAATAAAATCGACTTGCCAGGGGCAGAACCTGAGAGGGTAATTGGCGAAATTGAAGAAATTATTGGTTTAGATTGCAGTGGGGCAATTTTGGCTTCGGCTAAAGAGGGAATTGGTGTTCCAGAAATTTTAGAGGCTATCGTTGAGCGCATACCACCAGCACCAGATAAAATTGGTGAACCCTTACGGGCTTTGATTTTTGACAGTTACTATGATAGTTACCGGGGTGTAATTGTCTACTTCCGAGTCATGGATGGTAGTTTGAGAAAGGGCGATCGCATTTACTTGATGGCATCTGAGAAAGAATACGATATTGATGAGATAGGCGTGCTTTGTCCTACCCAAACCCAAGTAGAAGAACTACACGCTGGGGAAGTGGGTTATTTAGCCGCATCAATTAGGGCTGTAGCTGACGCACGGGTAGGAGACACCATTACCCTAGCTAAAGCCAAAGCCACAGAAGCTTTACCTGGTTACACCGAAGCCAACCCAATGGTTTTCTGTGGAATGTTCCCCATTGATGCTGATCAATTTAAGGATTTGCGAGAAGCTTTAGAAAAACTCGAACTCAACGATGCTGCACTGCATTATGAACCAGAAACTTCTAGCGCTATGGGGTTTGGCTTTCGTTGTGGGTTCTTAGGTTTGCTGCACATGGAAATTGTCCAAGAACGCCTAGAGCGTGAGTATAACCTAGATTTAATTATCACAGCCCCTTCAGTGGTTTATAAGGTGATCACCATTAAAGGTGAGGAAGTGTACATTGATAATCCTAGTCGTTTACCTGAACCTAATGAACGCCAAAAAATAGAAGAACCCTACGTCAAAGTAGAAATGATTACCCCAGAAACTTACGTTGGCGCTTTAATGGAGTTGTCGCAAAATCGTCGGGGTATCTTCAAAGATATGAAATATCTCACCCAAGGACGGACTACACTCACTTATGAGCTACCTTTGGCAGAAGTAGTTACAGACTTTTTTGACCAAATGAAGTCTCGCTCTCGCGGTTATGCCAGTATGGAATATCATCTGATTGGCTACCGAGAGGATCATTTGGTGAAGTTGGATATCATGATTAACGGTGAACCAGTAGATTCCTTAGCGATGATTGTGCATCGGGATAAAGCCTACAATGTGGGTAGAGCAATGGCGGAAAAGCTGAAAGAACTCATTCCTCGTCATCAATTCAAAGTCCCCATTCAAGCATCTATTGGTAGTAAAGTCATTGCCAGTGAACACATTCCCGCCATTAGGAAAGACGTACTAGCTAAATGCTACGGTGGTGATATTAGCCGTAAGAAAAAACTCTTGCAGAAACAAGCTAAGGGTAAAAAGCGGATGAAAGCGGTAGGTACGGTGGATGTACCACAGGAAGCATTTATGGCTGTACTGCGTTTAGATCAAAAATAA